In Amaranthus tricolor cultivar Red isolate AtriRed21 chromosome 3, ASM2621246v1, whole genome shotgun sequence, a single window of DNA contains:
- the LOC130808314 gene encoding uncharacterized protein LOC130808314 codes for MSSNSSSSCLKKSKAKERQPDLRELLFKRMKSQQTSNEGNESSPLSSPLSPPLSSPPSEDVNMEVGGSSSCDEPLDDEWVYDVELLPHDPGLRKNIMDYPPNERNPRDVEINKGGDAFVVGGFRAWNKPERLEKHVGGIKSAHNIAFEKYVNLRDAKKTSIEFVFDNASEVQMNEYHIRLNASLTCLRFLLGQGLAFRGHDESEESYSRGNFLELLKWLGGKVEEIGKYTFQNAPKNCQLTSPKIQKDIITCCAKETTKRIIEEVGDGYFSILADESSDVSQKEQLALVLRFVNRENGSVVERFLGILHVGDTTALSLKNAIMSLLMEHSLSPSMIRGQGYDGASNMRGEINGLKTLIMNDTPRAYYIHCFAHQLQLTLVAVAKKNVNCTWLFDVLANLLNVVGASCKRRDLIRKNQAQVVAQALEVGEIESGSGLNQERGLSRPGDTRWGSHYKCLISIINLFPSIVKVLEEIGENGSPDDKLKAQMRDQGWDSLLDKVILFCTKHEIDVPSMDAQYVPQGRSRRFAKQATNLHHFRVDIFLEVIDLHLQEIDNRFNEKNMELLTCMASLSPRGNFSSFDKERILKLASLYPEEFSCFDLTALDLQLDVFLDSMQNDERFHDLQDINSLSMMLTMFIRNRNLSFIDEVLILIELRVGLANSKVLISRKFIFELPVGLANPKRCYDSEKRRVETYIPLMNKWLELENEK; via the exons ATGTCAAGTAATTCAAGTTCATCTTGTTTGAAAAAGTCAAAAGCAAAGGAAAGACAACCCGATCTTCgtgaattattgtttaaaagaatgaaatcccAACAAACATCTAACGAAGGCAATGAATCTTctcctttaagttcccctctaagtcctcctttaagttcccctccAAGTGAAGATGTTAATATGGAAGTAGGTGGTTCAAGTAGTTGTGATGAACCATTGGATGATGAATGGGTGTATGATGTTGAACTTCTTCCTCATGACCCGGGATTGAGGAAAAACATAATGGATTATCCCCCTAATGAAAGAAATCCG AGGGATGTTGAAATTAACAAGGGGGGTGATGCATTTGTTGTTGGAGGGTTTAGAGCGTGGAATAAACCTGAGAGGCTTGAGAAGCATGTTGGAGGAATTAAAAGTGCTCATAATATTGCTTTTGAGAAATATGTGAATCTAAGAGATGCAAAGAAGACATCAATTGAATTTGTATTTGATAATGCGAGTGAGGTTCAAATGAACGAATATCATATTCGTTTGAATGCATCCTTAACTTGTTTGAGATTTCTTTTGGGCCAAGGTTTGGCATTCCGAGGACATGATGAAAGTGAGGAGTCATATAGTAGAGGTAACTTTCTTGAGCTTTTGAAGTGGTTGGGGGGGAAGGTTGAGGAAATAGGAAAATATACTTTCCAAAATGCACccaaaaattgtcaattaacatctcccaaaattcaaaaagacattATCACTTGTTGTGCAAAAGAGACTACTAAGCGCATAATAGAAGAGGTTGGTGATGGTTACTTTTCTATTTTGGCCGATGAATCAAGTGATGTGTCTCAAAAAGAACAACTAGCTCTTGTTTTGCGGTTTGTTAATAGAGAAAATGGATCGGTAGTGGAACGCTTTTTAGGCATTCTACATGTGGGTGATACTACCGCTTTGTCTCTTAAAAATGCCATTATGTCCTTGCTTATGGAACATTCATTGAGTCCTTCCATGATAAGAGGTCAAGGGTATGATGGGGCAAGTAACATGAGGGGTGAAATCAATGGCCTCAAGACTTTGATTATGAATGATACTCCAAGAGCCTATTACATTCATTGTTTTGCTCATCAACTTCAACTAACTCTAGTTGCGGTTGCTAAAAAGAATGTTAATTGTACTTGGCTTTTTGACGTACTTGCAAACTTGTTAAATGTGGTGGGAGCTTCTTGTAAGAGAAGAGACCTTATTCGAAAAAACCAAGCTCAAGTAGTGGCTCAAGctttggaagtgggggaaattgAAAGTGGATCGGGTTTGAATCAAGAACGTGGTTTGAGTAGGCCGGGAGATACACGTTGGGGATCTCATTACAAGTGTCTAATAAGTATCATCAACTTGTTTCCTTCAATTGTTAAAGTGCTTGAGGAGATTGGAGAAAATGGCTCTCCGGATGATAAGCTCAAAGCTCAA atgaggGATCAAGGATGGGATAGTCTCTTAGACaaagtcattttattttgtactaaacacGAGATTGATGTTCCATCTATGGATGCTCAATATGTACCTCAAGGAAGATCAAGACGTTTTGCTAAACAAGCAACAAATCTACATCATTTTCGCGTTGACATTTTTTTGGAAGTAATTGATTTGCATCTTCAAGAGATTGATAACCGTTTTAATGAGAAGAACATGGAGTTACTTACATGCATGGCTTCCCTGAGTCCTAGAGGTAACTTTTCATCTTTTGATAAAGAGAGGATTCTTAAACTTGCTTCTTTATATCCCGAAGAGTTTTCATGTTTTGATTTAACGGCTCTTGATCTTCaacttgatgtcttcttggattcTATGCAAAATGATGAAAGATTTCATGATTTGCAAGATATCAATTCTCTTTCCATGATGCTT ACTATGTTTATTCGGAATCGTAATTTATCCTTTATTGATgaagttttgattttgattgagttacgggtgggtcttgcaaactcCAAGGTTCTCATTAGTAGAAAGtttatatttgagttaccggtgggtcttgcaaaccccaag AGATGTTATGATTCTGAGAAGAGGAGAGTTGAGACTTACATTCCACTCATGAACAAATGGCTCGAGTTAGAAAATgagaaatga